The Trichoderma asperellum chromosome 6, complete sequence region TTGGTCGGGACAAGATCATTCTATTTGGTCATTCAACCGGATGCCAGGTATTATTCTCGAATCGTCCACATCAATCCAGATCCGGAAAACTGACGAATTTAGGATTGTATGGAGTACACAAAATATGCCAAATATTCCAACAGCCCCGTAGATGGCTTCATTCTTCAAGCACCAGTCTCGGACAGAGAGTCTTTAGACACTTTTCTTCCAAATTGGCACTCCAAGCTCGACTATGCTGACAAAATGATTGCCGACGGGAAGGGGGGCGACTGCTTGCCTGCCGAGCAGTCGATTGCCATGTTGAACGCACCGATATCCGCCAACAGGTTCCACGACCTGTTTGCGAAAGGGTAAGTTAGCCACCTGTCAGACCGGTGAAGTAATCAAGGCTAATTAACCTTAATAGCGGCGCGGATGATTACTTTTCTTCCGACCTTGATGCCGAAACAGTAATCGGATTTTGGGGCCGGTTCAACAAACCGGTGCTTGTACTACATTCAGAAAAGGACGAGTTTGTGCCGGCAACGGTTGATCAAGTTGCGTTGAACAAGAAGTATCAGGCAGCGAGCCCGTTTGTGAGCCCGTTGTCTGGCCTCATTCCCGGAACGGGTCACACTGTCttgcaagaagaagctcgagaGTGGCTGGCGGGAAGGGTTATCGAGTTTCTCCGCACTATTACTTGACCCAGGCTTTTTATCCGCCACAAGAGTAACTTATACAAAGAGGAGACGGTGGAAAGCTACAGCAAAGGAGGCTTGATGGCATGTTTGTCTTGCCCGTACAAATTATATCATTAGCATATATCATCTTCAATCCTCGATCATCTGCCGATCCTGGGTCAAATGCAGAATAGAATTAACGGCGTAGTGAGCATAATATAATCACAACTAAGACAACTTTCAACAAACAttttaagaaaaagagaaggtcaaaaaaaaaaaaaaaacgaattAAGCCATCGGCATAGTATAGCCCCTCCAGGGTAAGCGGCAGTCTACGGCAATCGGCCAAATGACGTCCGATACCGCCGACTGGGGTCATGGGTATATCGGATTTAGAGCCAGCCTCATATCCCAGCACCTGTGCTTGTTTAAGGAAGTGGTGtgctagcactgctgcaCTGCACTCCATACGGGGTAATAGAGGCTTTCTAATTCGTCACCGGCTTCGTGCCTGGTAGCAGCTGGGGGGGGGCTCTGTGGAACATTTAGCGGCCCCTTTAGCGGCCTTTTGGCGGTACCTGCTGGAAAGACCTGCGCCGGCTGACAAAGCACCGCCAGAAGCCTCTGCAGTTCGGCGCGCGCAGGTCTCCACATCCAAATCCAGTGGGTATCATTCGTTTCCGTTCAATCTCGGCCGCTCGCTCgggctgccttttttttttttcttttctctgagCTCAAGGCTTTTGCTCTTCGTCCATTGCTGCCTCATCGGTTTTTATCGCCAGGCCTTGCATCGACTGAGCCTCCATCCATCGCCAAGACTCCTCGCGCCGTGCCGACGCATTGGTCCTTTTTGTCGTGTTGGAACCCCTTGCGTCACTGACCGActaacagcagcagcttcgacaTCATCGTTGCGACTTAGCCTCACCACCGATAGGCCGACGTCGAGCATGCGGTAACAACTTCACGTACACgttcgaagaagagaagagctggaCCGCAATCATGGATCCGTACAGCGAGCAAAAGGTGCTGCTGCACACCGGCTCGTTCACCGGCTACCGACCACAGCAAGAGCTGGGCAGCAACTATCTCGCCGCCAACGCCTCTTGTAACAACTTCTGCGGCAACGAAGAGGGATGGGGTCCCCTGAGTCCGTTTCGATACGACTTCACGCCGTGCTTCGTCGATGTCTGGATCGCTGCCGTCTCCGTATATGGTATTCTCTttggcgccatcgccatctggtggcttaagaagaagaagcaggaatTGTCGACATCTAAGAATGCCCATTTCTGGATTAAACAGGTATGCTATGGCCCATGGAACTGTTACTTTGTCCGCGGGAATGTGGCTAACATGGCTATCTCCTGATTAGACCCTACTCggtgccatcatcgccgACGTCATCGTTCAATTCGCTTTCCAAATCGTTAGCTATGGAAGCATCTGGTATCGCGACTTCCGAGCCTGGACCACCGTTGCCCTCGTCTTGTCCTTATTCGTCATCTTTACAATCCAATGGCTAGAACATTCACGCCTGAGAAATGCAAACGGAGTTGTGCTATTCTACTGGCTGCTGCTTATCATCTCATTCGCGGTGAAGCAACGCTCATTGGTTTCGCAGCAGCTTTATACCAAGAGCCTCCCATATTTCATCACCTACACTATTGGAGTCGGTCTCAGCGTGGTGGAGTTTTTAGTCGAGTGGCTGTGGCCTCGTTCGCTGGACAATGGATATGAAGCCATcctggaggaagaggagtgCCCCCAAGACTACGCCACCGTTTTCTCCAAGCTCACCTTCTCCTGGATGACACCACTGATGAGACGCGGCTACAAGATCTTCTTGACCGAAAACGATCTCTGGGGTCTCGCTCGAGCTGATCAGACCAAAAACACGGGTGTGGCTCTCGAAGAGGCGTGGAAACACGAGCTTAAGCGCCGACCCAACTCACCATCACTTTGGCTGGCCTTATTCCGAGCCTATGGTGGCCCCTATGTCACTGCCGCTTTCTTCAAGGCTGGAAACGACGTTGCACAGTACATCCAACCGCAGCTCCTCCGTCTTCTCATTGCGTTCGTCGCATCTTACAACATTGGAGAGACTCCCCAGCCCATCATTCAAGGCGCCTCTATTGCGCTTGCCATGTTTGCGTGTGCCGTCTTCCAAACCACAATGGTTCACCAGTATTTCCAACTGGCTTTCGAAACTGGTATGCGTATCAAGGGTGGTCTGGCCTCGACAATCTATCGAAAGTCACTGCGACTGTCTAACGAGGGACGATCAACCAAGTCCACTGGTGATATCGTCAACTACATGGCAGTCGATGCCCAACGTCTCCAAGATCTTACCCAGTTCGCCCAGCAAGCCTGGTCGGCGCCATTCCAAATCACCATCTGCATGGTTTCCTTGTATAACCTCGTCGGATGGTCTATGATGGCAGGTATCGTCGTCATGATTATCATGATGCCCGTGCAAGGCTTTGTCGCTCGAATGATGAGAAACCTGCAGAAGGATCAGATGAAGAACAAGGATGCCAGAAGTCGATTGATCAACGAAATCATCAACAACATGAAGAGCATTAAGCTCTATGCCTGGGGTTCTGCCTTCATGGCCAAGTTGAACTTTGTCCGCAACGAGCAAGAGTTGAAGAACCTTCGCAGGATTGGCGCGACCCAGGCCGTGGCCAACTTCACCTGGAACACTGCGCCCTTCTTCGTCTCATGCTCTACCTTTACCGTTTTCGTTCTCACCCAGGATCGCCCTCTGACTACGGATATTGTCTTCCCTGCTCTCGCCCTGTTCAATCTCTTGACCTTCCCTCTGGCTGTGCTTCCCATGGTCATCACCTCTATCGTGGAGGCTTCCGTTGCTGTTGGCCGTCTGACCGCCTTCCTCACCGCTGAGGAGCTACAGACCGATGCCGTTACTGTTGGAGAATCCCCTCAGGAGATGGGTGAGGAAACCGTTCTCATTCGAGACGGTACCTTCTCTTGGAACCGTCACGAAGATAAGAACGCGCTGACAGACATCAATTTTACTGCCTACAAGGGAGAACTGTCCTGCGTTGTCGGCCGAGTTGGAGCTGGCAAGTCCTCGTTCTTGCAAAGTATTCTTGGTGGCTTATACAAGGTAAAGGGCTCCGCGGAAGTCAGGGGAACTATTGCATACGGCTCTCAACAATGCTGGATTCTTAATGCCACAGTCAAGGAAAACATCGTCTTTGGATATAAATGGGATCCCGAGTTCTATGAAAAGACTGTAAAGGCTTGTGCTCTGGTTGACGATTTCGCACAACTCCCTGATGGTGATGAAACTGTCGTGGGTGAGCGAGGTATCTCTCTTAGTGGTGGCCAAAAAGCTCGTGTTTCGTTGGCTCGCGCTGTCTACGCTAGAGCTGACATCTACCTTCTCGACGATGTACTATCGGCTGTGGATTCCCATGTCGGCCGACACATTATTGAAAATGTCCTTGGGCCCCGTGGTTTGCTCTCTACTAAGACTCGTATCCTAGCCACGAACGCTATTTCTGTCTTGAAACAAGCCAGCTACATCACCCTTCTCAAGGATGGAGAAATTGTCGAGAGAGGAACCTACGAGCAGCTCATTGCCAGAAAGGGACTTGTTGCCGATCTCCTGAGAACTGCAGGCCATGATTCTACCAGCCCCTCTAGCGGTAGTTCCAGCGGCGAATCTAGCGAAACATCTACTGTCATCGAACCTCTCAGCACTCAAGACAAGGAAGAACTGGAAGAAGCGCAAGAGCAGGTTCCTGAAATGGCGCCCATTAAGACTGGATCTGCCATGACGGATAAGCCAAGATCAAGCAGTATGGCGACTTTGCGACGTGCCAGCACAGCGAGCTTCAAGGGACCCCGCGGAAGGCTTACGGATGAAGAAGTCGCGGGAAGCTCCAAAACAAAGCAAGCTAAAGAGCACATTGAGCAAGGCAAGGTCAAGTGGTCAGTCTACGGCGAGTATGCCAAGGAAAACAACCTCTACGCTGTAGCCATTTACATAATTGCACTCCTCGCCGCGCAGACGGCCAATATTGGTGGTTCCGTCTGGCTGAAGGAGTGGGCTGAGAAGAACCAGTATCTCGGCTCCAACGACCACATCGGAAAGTACATTGGTATTTATTTTGCCTTTGGTATTGGCTCTTCCCTCTTGACGGTTCTCCAAACGCTTATCCTATGGATCTTCTGCTCCATTGAAGCCTCTCGCAAGCTCCACGAGCGCATGGCCAACGCTATTTTCAGGTCTCCTATGTCTTTCTTCGATACCACCCCGGCTGGTCGAATCTTGAACCGATTCTCCAGTGATATTTACCGTGTCGACGAAGTCTTGGCTCGAACATTCAATATGCTTTTCGTCAACGTCGCCAAGTCTGGCTTCACTCTCATCATTATCTCCGTATCTACGCCTGCTTTTGTCGCTCTCATCGTCCCCATTGCTCTGGCATACTACTGGATTCAACGCTACTACCTCCGAACTTCACGTGAGCTC contains the following coding sequences:
- a CDS encoding uncharacterized protein (EggNog:ENOG41), which encodes MASEGPFPLLAHPYRSPARGTCAYEMGNTAAKNALVFIGGLKDGPHTTPYIRTVARHLEKTPELGYSVFETRIRSSFDGFGTSNLAQDVQDISALVKYLRSIGRDKIILFGHSTGCQDCMEYTKYAKYSNSPVDGFILQAPVSDRESLDTFLPNWHSKLDYADKMIADGKGGDCLPAEQSIAMLNAPISANRFHDLFAKGGADDYFSSDLDAETVIGFWGRFNKPVLVLHSEKDEFVPATVDQVALNKKYQAASPFVSPLSGLIPGTGHTVLQEEAREWLAGRVIEFLRTIT
- a CDS encoding uncharacterized protein (EggNog:ENOG41~TransMembrane:16 (o63-83i104-127o133-152i159-177o192-211i298-316o322-344i356-375o451-473i538-559o571-597i977-1001o1021-1048i1109-1135o1211-1229i1236-1257o)), whose amino-acid sequence is MDPYSEQKVLLHTGSFTGYRPQQELGSNYLAANASCNNFCGNEEGWGPLSPFRYDFTPCFVDVWIAAVSVYGILFGAIAIWWLKKKKQELSTSKNAHFWIKQTLLGAIIADVIVQFAFQIVSYGSIWYRDFRAWTTVALVLSLFVIFTIQWLEHSRLRNANGVVLFYWLLLIISFAVKQRSLVSQQLYTKSLPYFITYTIGVGLSVVEFLVEWLWPRSLDNGYEAILEEEECPQDYATVFSKLTFSWMTPLMRRGYKIFLTENDLWGLARADQTKNTGVALEEAWKHELKRRPNSPSLWLALFRAYGGPYVTAAFFKAGNDVAQYIQPQLLRLLIAFVASYNIGETPQPIIQGASIALAMFACAVFQTTMVHQYFQLAFETGMRIKGGLASTIYRKSLRLSNEGRSTKSTGDIVNYMAVDAQRLQDLTQFAQQAWSAPFQITICMVSLYNLVGWSMMAGIVVMIIMMPVQGFVARMMRNLQKDQMKNKDARSRLINEIINNMKSIKLYAWGSAFMAKLNFVRNEQELKNLRRIGATQAVANFTWNTAPFFVSCSTFTVFVLTQDRPLTTDIVFPALALFNLLTFPLAVLPMVITSIVEASVAVGRLTAFLTAEELQTDAVTVGESPQEMGEETVLIRDGTFSWNRHEDKNALTDINFTAYKGELSCVVGRVGAGKSSFLQSILGGLYKVKGSAEVRGTIAYGSQQCWILNATVKENIVFGYKWDPEFYEKTVKACALVDDFAQLPDGDETVVGERGISLSGGQKARVSLARAVYARADIYLLDDVLSAVDSHVGRHIIENVLGPRGLLSTKTRILATNAISVLKQASYITLLKDGEIVERGTYEQLIARKGLVADLLRTAGHDSTSPSSGSSSGESSETSTVIEPLSTQDKEELEEAQEQVPEMAPIKTGSAMTDKPRSSSMATLRRASTASFKGPRGRLTDEEVAGSSKTKQAKEHIEQGKVKWSVYGEYAKENNLYAVAIYIIALLAAQTANIGGSVWLKEWAEKNQYLGSNDHIGKYIGIYFAFGIGSSLLTVLQTLILWIFCSIEASRKLHERMANAIFRSPMSFFDTTPAGRILNRFSSDIYRVDEVLARTFNMLFVNVAKSGFTLIIISVSTPAFVALIVPIALAYYWIQRYYLRTSRELKRLDSVSRSPIYAHFQESLGGVTTIRAYRQIERFQLENEWRVDANLRAYFPSISANRWLAVRLEFIGAVVILAAAGFAIVSVASHSGLSAGLVGLAMSYALQITTSLNWIVRQTVEVETNIVSVERVLEYARLPSEAPEIIPSKRPSVSWPAKGEVDFKNYSTRYREGLDLVLKNINLDIKTHEKIGVVGRTGAGKSSLTLALFRLIEPVTGQIDIDNLNTSSIGLLDLRRRLAIIPQDAALFEGTVRDNLDPGHVHDDSELWSVLDHARLKDHVASMDGGLEAKINEGGSNLSQGQRQLVSLARAMLTPSNILVLDEATAAVDVETDAMLQATLRSPLFANRTIITVAHRLNTILDSDRVVVLDKGEVAEFDTPSELYKKQGIFYNLMRQAGLEIDS